The genome window CGTTCTATATGGTGAAGGGTGTTGTCGAATCCCTGGCGGATCTCCTCCGGATGCATGATTGCAGATTCAGGCCTTCGTGCGAGCCCTTCCTCCATCCCGGTAAGTCCTGTGACATTCTGGCCTCGGACAGGAAGGTCGGATTTTTCGGCGTGCTCCATCCTACCCTTGTCGAGAAACTTTCGGTGAAGATATCGAGGCACGAAATAATCGTCCTCGAGATCGATGTTGACGCACTCTTTCCCTCCATATCAGAAAAAGTAAGTTACACCCCTTTCCCCAAATATCCGCACGTCGACAGGGATGTGGCCCTCATTGTGGATGAATCGCTCCCGGCATCAGCCCTTGAGGAGCTCATAAGGGCATATCCTACGGACCTCATGGAGGAGATATCCCTATTCGACTTCTATAAGGGCAAGAATATTCCCGACGGGAAAAAGAGTCTCGCCTTCTCGATACGGTACCGGGCAAAGGACAGGACCCTCACTGATTCCGAGATAGAGGAACTTCATTCACGGCTCGTAACGTACATAACGGAAAACACCGGCGGAATCGTGCGGGGGGCGTAGCCCCGTATGAATCCCTACTCCCGCTTAATTCCGAGGCTGAACGGAACCGAAATCGAAGAGAGGCGCGGCTACTATCTCGGACTTGCGAAAAAAGGAATCTCCGGTTTCATTCTCTTCGGCGGAGAACTCGAAACGGTAAGGGCGAAGGTCAGGGAACTCCAGACCGAATCGCAGAGACCCCTCGTCATCGCCTCGGACCTGGAACAGGGGCTCGGTCAACAGGTCAAGGGGGGTACCCTTTTTCCCCCGGCGATGGCGATCGCGTCCGCCATAAAAAAATCCGATACGCATCGTTCGCGCCTGCTCCTCGAAAGACTCTACACCGCGATCTCTCTCGAGGCCCGATACGCGGGGATTAATACGATACTCGCCCCCGTGCTCGATATCAATACCAATCCGAAAAATCCTATTATCGCGACAAGGGCCTTCGGTGAAGACCCTGAGACCGTATCATTCATCGGCTGTGAGATGCTGCGGGTATTTCGACAGAACAGTATCATGGCATGCGGAAAACACTTTCCCGGCCACGGAGATACGCTGATAGATTCGCATGTCGGCCTCCCCGTTGTCAAAAAGGAACTGTCCGATCTCAGGAGACACGAGTTTGTACCGTTTCAGGAGGCGATAGATGTCGGTATAGAGATGATTATGCTCGGCCATCTCAGCGTTCCTGCCCTCGACCCTTCAGGAATGCCTGCCTCTCTTTCCGGACAGGTAGTCTCCTATCTGAGAAAGACGATGCGATTTCGGGGCGCGATAATTACCGACGCCATGAATATGGGAGCGGTCGGTAATTACACCGAGGAAGAAGCGTCACTCATGGCGCTCAAGGCCGGAGTCGACCTCATCCTCCATCCCACAGACCCCGACGAAGTCGCATCCCTCCTCATCCAAAAAAAACTCTCCCTGCAACCCCTGAACCTGAGTCCCCCTGCCCTCTCCGATTCTCCCTGCGACTTCCGCGAACACAGGAGACTCTCGGCGGAACTGACAGAGATGGCTGTCAGTATGGAGGGGAAAATGCCGCGTAGGATAAAAAAACCGTTTCTCATCATCCTCAATGAGGACGGCGACGAAAGAAAGCCCCACTTTGTGGATGCCATGGGAGAGCGGTATCCGGATGCGCGATCAGCCATGGTCCTTCCCGGAAAAGAAATCCCTTCGCAGAAGATCCCGGCAGACTATGAAACCGTGGTCGCAATATTCTCTTCGGTCAAGGCTTGGAAAACCGGGGCAAAGGCATGGCTGCAAAATGGAATTGAAGCCCTTAAGGAGAGGGCGACGCTCTTTGTGAGCTTCGGAAACCCTTACACGCTCGCCGATTTACCGGGGGATACCGCGCGGATTTACGCCTATTGGGATTCCGATGAAGCTCAGAAGGCAGTGGTTGCAAAACTTACGCACATTCGATAGGAAGAATGAATCCCGAAGCCGTGTTCATTTGACCCCCGGCGTCAAAATCGGTTATGATAAAGAAAAATTATTACCGAGGTTCTTATTATGCCGATATACGAATACACCTGTCTGAGCTGCAAGAGAGGACATGAGATCATGCAGAAATATGACGACGCTCCGCTCACGATCTGTCCGGATTGCGGCGGAGATATGAAAAAGCTCATATCGAATACGTCCTTTGTTCTCAAGGGAAAGGGCTGGTATAAGACCGACTATGCCTCAGACAACGGGAAGAAACCGAAGGAAACAGAGAAGAAGACAGAGACGCCTTCATCATCAGAGAAAAAAAACGAGAGCAAATCAGAAGCCGCCTGACGCACGGTGAAGACCGTCCACGTGCACATTCCCTACAGCAAGATAGGGGATTATCTTTCTCTGCTAAAAGAAAAGAGACTGAACCTCGAAATATACTTCCCTTCTTCGTCCCTCGACAGTTTAAGAACCGGTGATATCCAACTGCTCAGAGATAGTCTCGACTATCATCCCTCCCTTTCGATCCATGCGCCCTTCATGGACCTCTCTCCCGGCGCTGTAGATTCCGGTGTCCGGTCTCTCACTCTTGCTCGTTTCATGCATATCATGGATATTGCGGAAATCCTCTTCCCCCGGGTCATCGTCTTCCACTCGGGCTATGAGAAGTGGAAATATGCCCATAGGGTGGACATCTGGCTCGAAGGGAGCCTCATGACGTGGAGGCCACTCATCGAGAGGGCAGCGCAACTCGGTGTGAAGCTTGCCATCGAAAATATCTTCGAGGATGAGCCATCGAATCTCGAGGCTCTCATGAAAGAACTCCATGCAGAGAGCTTCGGGCTCTGCTTCGACACGGGCCACTGCAATTTATTTTCGAGAGTCTCACTGAAAGACTGGCTCGACTCGCTAGGACAATATATCTTTTCACTCCATCTCCACGACAATGATGGAACCTTTGATTCCCATCTCCCGATCGGCGACGGCACCTTCGATTTCGAAATGCTCTTTACGTTCCTCGGCGATCGAGACTATGTTTACACTATTGAGGCGCACACGCCGGAACGGGTTCTCAAGAGCATGGATAGATTAAAGGAGTATATCGTCTGAATATGGCCGACCGGAAGGTTGCGAAAGCCCTCTTGATTCTTCTTACCATCGAATGCCTTATCTTCACGATCGGTTGTAGCAGCAAGGCAGCGAAGACCACTCAGAGAGGATTATTTCATGTTCAACTCAGCGCTAAAGGACAGCTTCTCAAAGAAGGCAGGAATGAAGTCGATGTGTACGTTACAGATAATAGAGGCAACGGTGTGGAAGATGCAAAGATTGAGATTACACCGTGGATGCCTGAGCACGGTCACGGTACTATGTGGCCCCCGATGGTTACTGAAAAAGGAAAGGGATTTTATCGCGCCGTCATCCCGATCATAATGATAGGACATTGGGAACTTAAGATTAAGATTCACAAGGGAGATATCGAAGACAATGCCATCTTTGATTTTCCCAATGTCATGAAGTAGCAAAGAAACGTATATTTTGACAGTCGTCAGCAAAAGAAACTTTTCTCTTTTCTTCGTTCCTGAAGTCGAACCTGTGCAATTCCTTTCGGAGGTGAAGTGTTCGAATGGAAGTAATCCTTCAGTCGAACCTTATGCGATGAGGTGTTCGTGTAGCACTTCGGACACGAGATAGATCAGTCGGGAAGGAACTTGTCTCACTTGGCTCTGTATTGCATGAAGCTGTTCACGAATCCAAGGGAATTTCAGCAATAGGCTCAATTCTTTTTCGATCACGCTCCCACTATTTTTGATGTCTCGTGGTAATTAGGAATTTTCCAAAATAACCATTACTACTGAAATAAAGAACCCAAGAACCGTGAAAACACCAGCTATCTTCCCTCCATGTTCATAAGCTTCGGGCATCATTGAATTGGCTAACATCATCAGGATAGCTCCCCCAGCAAAAGCCTGAATAAATGCCATCCAGTGCTCGGATACATTGCTGAAAAGGCTATAACCTGCAACGGTTGAACCAGAGCAAACCAAAACAATGAATAGCCAGAGAAAGATTATTTTCCCCCCGCTCCAGCCACTTGCTTTCATTCCCGTAGTTCCGGCAATGGCTTCCGGAAGATTGGAGATAAAGACCGCTACCAACATGGCGAGGCTTACAGTACCTCCTTCGAATATCCCTAATCCTATGACAATAGATTCGGGTATCCCGTCAAGGATAATGGCCAGTACCATCGGGATTATCAATTTGGAACTTTGAGATGCCTCAATAGCCATATGATTGCCGGCTCCCAATTTTTCAATCAGCTTGTCGGCGAAATAAAAGGTGAAAGCCCCAGCAAAAAAACCGAAGGCAGGAAAACCGGTTCCCTTTGCCAATTTTACAGCTTCAAAAATTAACTCATAGGAGATGGCTGAAATCAATGTCCCGGCGCCAAAAGCCATGATGATCCCGAGGGTTCGTTTGCTTAATGCAAAGCGTGTGGCGATACCCCCCCCTACGATCAAGGAGGACGTTGCCAATAAGCCCCAGAAAAATGAATTCAACATATGATGGATTTGAAATTAACTTTTGTTTTAGAATCCCATAAATCTACTAACGTGTCAATCTGCAATAGCAATAATTAATCAATAATAAATACTTCACCACGGATGGCATGTTACACAGTATGGCAGTTACTACAATAGGCCTCGTGACCTGTGTTACCTGCAAGATTTAAACATGAGTGGTGTTATCGGCAACCGTAACGGTGTAAAAAATAGCGCGGGGAGTGGTCGGTGTAACAAACTCTTCTGCCGACACAGGCGGTTATCGTGATCTCACACCGGCAAGCACTGAACAGGCGAAGAAGTCTTTGCTTTTTTCTGCAGGCATACTGGACAGTCAACCCAACGAATCCGCAGCTGGTCTGCCTGCCTGAAAAGATGTGTGTTTCGAAAAGGAGCCGCAGATTTCACTGAACTTTACAGACTGGAAGTCATGTCGTTTGTCACAACTTGCCGACCTGATTCCTTAACGTAAAGCCTTTCAGCTTAGGCTCGCCCTTCCCTTTATACTGTATCATCACCTTATGAGACTCGCCCATGCCCTGAGGGAGAATGAGACCCTTAATCTTCGCGATGTCGAAGGGATCAAGTGAATCACCGTAAAACTCCGTTATCACCTCGTCGAGTCCGAGGGAAACGAGATAAACCCCCTGGGGACAGAACCCTACGGTCTTTAAGCCGCCATCTTCTCCCCACTTTTTCAGAGACGAGAAATTTACGTGTGCCGTCATATCCTGTTCGCCGATATTCTGGAAGGGATCTTCATCTATCTGGTGTTTATGATAACAGAGGAGTGTTCCCCTGCTTCTTTCCTCGCTGTAATAATCCCAGGAAGGATAGCCGTAATCAATCGTCATAATAAAGCCCTCAGAGAGTTTATCATTGATCTCCCTGAGCCAGTCTCTGATTCTGAGATTCACCTCGGTCTTGTAGCCCCGGGAGAGATCGATTGAGAATTCCCTGAGGTAGTCTCTGGTTTCGCTGCTGCAGGGCCTCTTCAACTCCATGAGGGCATCCGCGTCGGAAGATTCCTCCTCCTCTAATGCCGAGAGTGAAGTGGTAGCGACATAGATCTCCTTCAACTCATCGTCCATTTCGATCAACCGTATCGGAAAGGCATCGAGAAGTTCATTTGAAAGATAACATCCGACAGCGGGCGGTAATTGCCCTACATCGGAATACCACGCAACCTTGCCCGGAAGGTCCCCGAGCAATTCCTTCTGACGCGCCCTGACCGACGGGTTCCGTTCTATAATCGTATATTCAAGATGCCCGAAAATATCCTTCTCTTTTCCCTCGCCCTCCACTCCGCTCAGGTAATCGAGCATATCCTTCGCAAGATGCCCCATCCCGGCCCCCATCTCGATAACCTGAAAGAGTTCAGGGCATCCCATGAAACCCCACATCTCTTCCATCTGCCTTCCGAGCATCGCCCCGAAAATCCGATGGAGATGAGGGCTCGTATAGAAATCTCCCATTCTGCCGATCTCTGTTGAATCCTTCATGTAATAACCGAGTCCCGGATAATAGAGGGTCATCTCCATGAAGGCCTCAAAACTGATCGGGCCTTCAGACCTTATTTTC of Thermodesulfovibrionales bacterium contains these proteins:
- a CDS encoding FixH family protein; amino-acid sequence: MADRKVAKALLILLTIECLIFTIGCSSKAAKTTQRGLFHVQLSAKGQLLKEGRNEVDVYVTDNRGNGVEDAKIEITPWMPEHGHGTMWPPMVTEKGKGFYRAVIPIIMIGHWELKIKIHKGDIEDNAIFDFPNVMK
- a CDS encoding sugar phosphate isomerase/epimerase family protein, whose product is MKTVHVHIPYSKIGDYLSLLKEKRLNLEIYFPSSSLDSLRTGDIQLLRDSLDYHPSLSIHAPFMDLSPGAVDSGVRSLTLARFMHIMDIAEILFPRVIVFHSGYEKWKYAHRVDIWLEGSLMTWRPLIERAAQLGVKLAIENIFEDEPSNLEALMKELHAESFGLCFDTGHCNLFSRVSLKDWLDSLGQYIFSLHLHDNDGTFDSHLPIGDGTFDFEMLFTFLGDRDYVYTIEAHTPERVLKSMDRLKEYIV
- a CDS encoding glycoside hydrolase family 3 N-terminal domain-containing protein gives rise to the protein MNPYSRLIPRLNGTEIEERRGYYLGLAKKGISGFILFGGELETVRAKVRELQTESQRPLVIASDLEQGLGQQVKGGTLFPPAMAIASAIKKSDTHRSRLLLERLYTAISLEARYAGINTILAPVLDINTNPKNPIIATRAFGEDPETVSFIGCEMLRVFRQNSIMACGKHFPGHGDTLIDSHVGLPVVKKELSDLRRHEFVPFQEAIDVGIEMIMLGHLSVPALDPSGMPASLSGQVVSYLRKTMRFRGAIITDAMNMGAVGNYTEEEASLMALKAGVDLILHPTDPDEVASLLIQKKLSLQPLNLSPPALSDSPCDFREHRRLSAELTEMAVSMEGKMPRRIKKPFLIILNEDGDERKPHFVDAMGERYPDARSAMVLPGKEIPSQKIPADYETVVAIFSSVKAWKTGAKAWLQNGIEALKERATLFVSFGNPYTLADLPGDTARIYAYWDSDEAQKAVVAKLTHIR
- a CDS encoding FmdB family zinc ribbon protein, which produces MPIYEYTCLSCKRGHEIMQKYDDAPLTICPDCGGDMKKLISNTSFVLKGKGWYKTDYASDNGKKPKETEKKTETPSSSEKKNESKSEAA
- a CDS encoding SAM-dependent methyltransferase — its product is MNPLKEKIIEKIRSEGPISFEAFMEMTLYYPGLGYYMKDSTEIGRMGDFYTSPHLHRIFGAMLGRQMEEMWGFMGCPELFQVIEMGAGMGHLAKDMLDYLSGVEGEGKEKDIFGHLEYTIIERNPSVRARQKELLGDLPGKVAWYSDVGQLPPAVGCYLSNELLDAFPIRLIEMDDELKEIYVATTSLSALEEEESSDADALMELKRPCSSETRDYLREFSIDLSRGYKTEVNLRIRDWLREINDKLSEGFIMTIDYGYPSWDYYSEERSRGTLLCYHKHQIDEDPFQNIGEQDMTAHVNFSSLKKWGEDGGLKTVGFCPQGVYLVSLGLDEVITEFYGDSLDPFDIAKIKGLILPQGMGESHKVMIQYKGKGEPKLKGFTLRNQVGKL